In Deinococcus maricopensis DSM 21211, the sequence ACCGACCCCCTCAGCTAACCAGCACCGCCAACGCCCCCCGCACCGCCCGCAACGCCGCACCAATCTGCCACGACGCCCGGTCCCGCGGACCCACCCAGTTGCTCACCCCCCGCACCTCCACCGCCGGCACCCCCGCCAGGAACGCCGCGTGCGCCACGCCCGCCCCCTCCATCCCCTCCATCACCGCGTCCGCATAACGCGCGCGCAACGCCGCCGCCGACCGCGCACTCCCCGTTGCCGTCTCCACCGTCACGAACGCCCCCAACGGCGCCCCCAGACGACCCGCGAACGCCGCCGCCCCCGACCACGCCGGAAACACCCCCACGTTCCCCGGCGCGACCTCCAACCCCAACGCCCCCAACGGCAGGAACGCCTCCCCGTCCTCCGCGCCCAGCTGCCCGTACACCATGCGCGACGACACCGCCACCCCGCCCAGCGCCGCCCCGCACCCCTCGAACGCCCCGCCGATCCCCGCGCTCACCACCAACGCCGCCCGCCCGGACGCCAACGCCCCCGCCGTCGCGAGCGCCGCCGCCACCGCCCCCACCCCACTCACGACCACCCGCACACCCAGGTCCCGCAACAAGGCCGCCTCACCCTCCGTCGCCACCACCACCAACACGTCCATCCCGCCAGGGTACGGCACGGCGCTCAGTTCGTCAGACGGTTCCATTCCGCCACGTACGCGGCCAGCTCAGCGGGCGAACTCACGATGCGCGCGGCACGCAGGCGCCGCTCCGCGATCTCTACTGCGTAGGGGTCGACCCGCAGCGCCTGGTTGCCCAGCAGCACCACCCGTGACCACTCGTGCGCGGCCTCGGCCTCACCAATGAGGCGTTCAAGCGTCAGAAGCAGTGTCGTGCGCACACGGT encodes:
- the mqnB gene encoding futalosine hydrolase; this encodes MDVLVVVATEGEAALLRDLGVRVVVSGVGAVAAALATAGALASGRAALVVSAGIGGAFEGCGAALGGVAVSSRMVYGQLGAEDGEAFLPLGALGLEVAPGNVGVFPAWSGAAAFAGRLGAPLGAFVTVETATGSARSAAALRARYADAVMEGMEGAGVAHAAFLAGVPAVEVRGVSNWVGPRDRASWQIGAALRAVRGALAVLVS